DNA sequence from the Leptospira limi genome:
ACTTTCTCTACTCAGAACCAATTTTCCTTGGATTTTCTAAAATTATGTTCGCATTTCGAAAAATGAAGTGACATAATTCGTAAATCGAGTATTTAAGTGACATAATAAAGAGGAGTGCTGTTGGATGAGCACCGAAACAATACAAAGACCGATTCGAAAAGAAAAAAACATCGAATTCTTCAAACCGACCCTTTCAAGAGAAGATTTAAAGGGTGTTTTAGAATGTCTCGTGGAAGAACATCTTTCTACAGGTGAAATTGTAGAACGTTTTGAAAAAACATTTTGCCATACATTCAAAATTAAATATGCCATTTCCTCTAATTCCTTAACTTCCGCTTATCACCTCGCTTTACTTGGGTTAGGTGTGAAAGCTGGTGATTCTGTTTTGTTATCTAGTTATGCACCTATTTCTGCTTTGGATGCACTTTTTTTAATCCAAGCAAAACCGGTGATAGTGGATTTAAAACGTAATTCCTTCCACCCATGCCCTGAAGAATTTTTACGTAAAAAAAATGAATCAGGTGCAAAGTTTGCTTTGTTTGATCATAGTTTTGGTTCCCTCATCCGAATCACTGATTATTCCATCGAAGGATTGGAAGTGATAGAAGACTTCACCGAAGCGATTGGTGCAACTTCCGAAACCATCACTGTTGGAAAACAAACCAAAATCGCCATCTGCGGACTCAGTGCTGAAAACATCATCACCACAGGTAATGGTGCGATGATCATCACGGCAGAAAGTAACCTAGCAAGTGCTGTGAAATCCTACAAGTCTGGTACTTCCGCCAAACGTAACTTTGGTGAACCAAAATATGATTATAATTTGGTGGATTACCAAGCTGCTCTTGGAATCGAACAATTGTCAAAACTTGGTGTGATTTTAGAACGTAAGAAAAAAATTGCTTCCGCGTACTTGCAAGCTGTTCAAAACTCAAGACTCGAAACTTTTTTCCAAAATCCAAACGAAGATACATTCCAAAGGTTTCCAATTGTTGTCTCTGGACAAAATTATGAAGAAATCCAAAGATACTTTAAATCGATTCATATTGGAACTCAAAGGACAGTGGAAGAACCACTTCACCGTGTATTGGAAGAAAACCACTTAGAATACCCAAATGCTGAAAGGTTATTCCAAAGAGGGCATTGTATCCCGATTTATCCTAACCTAACAAAAGATAATGTGCAAAGGATTGCAACCGCCATCCGACGTATCTATTGATTGGTGCCAAAGTTATATTACTTAGACTCATTATTTGAGTATAAACTCCATTCACCTCCACTCAATTTAGATTCCTCGCTTAAGAGGAGGAATCGTTGTTTGGAGAAACTATTTTTCCCCATCACAAATGAAGAGGACTATGTCCTTGTTGAAGAACTTCCTTCTGATGAATTGTATTCACATTGGAAAGAAAAAGGATTCACTCCAGGTGTTCCAACGCAAGTTGGGTCTTTGTTACAAGAAGT
Encoded proteins:
- a CDS encoding DegT/DnrJ/EryC1/StrS family aminotransferase, whose protein sequence is MSTETIQRPIRKEKNIEFFKPTLSREDLKGVLECLVEEHLSTGEIVERFEKTFCHTFKIKYAISSNSLTSAYHLALLGLGVKAGDSVLLSSYAPISALDALFLIQAKPVIVDLKRNSFHPCPEEFLRKKNESGAKFALFDHSFGSLIRITDYSIEGLEVIEDFTEAIGATSETITVGKQTKIAICGLSAENIITTGNGAMIITAESNLASAVKSYKSGTSAKRNFGEPKYDYNLVDYQAALGIEQLSKLGVILERKKKIASAYLQAVQNSRLETFFQNPNEDTFQRFPIVVSGQNYEEIQRYFKSIHIGTQRTVEEPLHRVLEENHLEYPNAERLFQRGHCIPIYPNLTKDNVQRIATAIRRIY